Proteins from one Candidatus Methylomirabilis lanthanidiphila genomic window:
- a CDS encoding arsenic transporter, which produces MSTQDITVATRLNVFERYLSVWVTLCIVTGIAIGKVSPGLVGA; this is translated from the coding sequence ATGAGCACGCAGGATATCACGGTTGCAACGCGGCTGAACGTCTTCGAGCGTTACCTCTCTGTCTGGGTGACGCTCTGTATCGTAACGGGCATCGCCATCGGCAAGGTCAGCCCCGGACTGGTGGGCGCC